One Antiquaquibacter oligotrophicus genomic region harbors:
- the zwf gene encoding glucose-6-phosphate dehydrogenase, giving the protein MTIAPEPEQRDEIAPHVVVLFGAAGDLARRKLLPGLAHLVLSALAPDIRVVGTSLEDHTDESFRDMALDAVAQFSTRPLTDQQKSVFAGRLTYVPTGEGPDALADAVRAAEALLGPGTKRLHYLSVPPKAALAVIRTLSSADLVEDSRVIMEKPFGTDLASAIDLNRQVHEVFDESQIFRIDHFLGKEPAQNILAFRFANGLFEPIWNRNFIDHVQIDVPEKLNLDGRAGFYEATGAYRDMVVTHLFQVLAFMAMEPPTALEPRAISDEKNKVFRSMQPLEPENVVRGQYGGYRDEAGVAPESETETFIALKCYIDNWRWAGVPFYLRTGKRMAEGQRIISIAFHEPPKSMFPAGSGIGEHGPDHLTFDLADASKVSLSFYGKRPGPGMKLDKLSMQFSLAEVEQAGDVLEAYERLILDAMRGDHTLFTTAADIERLWEVSAPLLENPGPVRPYFPGSWGPDAIHQLIAPHSWRLPFERAWREKK; this is encoded by the coding sequence GTGACCATCGCACCCGAACCCGAACAGCGCGACGAGATCGCGCCCCACGTCGTAGTCCTCTTCGGAGCTGCGGGCGACCTCGCACGCCGCAAGCTCCTGCCGGGCCTCGCCCACCTCGTGCTCTCCGCCCTGGCCCCCGACATCCGTGTCGTCGGGACGTCACTCGAAGATCACACGGACGAATCGTTCCGCGACATGGCCCTCGATGCCGTCGCCCAGTTCAGCACGCGACCACTCACGGACCAGCAGAAGTCCGTATTCGCCGGTCGCCTCACCTACGTACCGACCGGTGAGGGTCCGGATGCCCTCGCCGACGCCGTGCGCGCGGCCGAGGCGCTCTTGGGCCCCGGCACGAAGCGGCTCCACTACCTGAGCGTTCCACCCAAGGCCGCACTCGCCGTCATCCGGACCCTCTCGAGCGCCGACCTCGTCGAGGACTCCCGCGTGATCATGGAGAAGCCGTTCGGCACCGACCTTGCGAGCGCCATCGACCTCAACCGTCAGGTGCACGAGGTCTTCGACGAGAGCCAGATCTTCAGGATCGACCACTTCCTCGGCAAAGAGCCCGCGCAGAACATCCTCGCGTTCCGCTTCGCGAACGGCCTGTTCGAACCGATCTGGAATCGTAACTTCATCGACCACGTGCAGATCGACGTGCCCGAGAAACTCAACCTCGACGGGCGCGCCGGCTTCTACGAGGCGACGGGCGCCTATCGGGACATGGTGGTCACCCACCTCTTCCAGGTGCTCGCGTTTATGGCGATGGAGCCCCCGACCGCCCTCGAACCGCGAGCGATCAGCGACGAGAAGAACAAGGTGTTCCGTTCGATGCAGCCGCTCGAGCCGGAGAACGTCGTGCGGGGCCAATACGGCGGCTACCGTGACGAGGCCGGCGTCGCTCCGGAGTCGGAGACCGAGACCTTCATCGCGCTCAAGTGCTACATCGACAACTGGCGTTGGGCGGGGGTGCCCTTCTACCTGCGCACAGGTAAACGGATGGCAGAAGGACAGCGCATCATCTCGATCGCGTTCCACGAACCGCCGAAGAGTATGTTCCCGGCGGGCTCCGGCATCGGAGAACACGGACCCGATCACCTCACCTTCGACCTCGCCGATGCCTCCAAGGTGTCGCTCTCGTTCTACGGCAAGCGCCCGGGACCGGGTATGAAGCTCGACAAGTTGAGCATGCAGTTCTCACTCGCCGAGGTCGAGCAGGCTGGCGACGTGCTCGAAGCGTACGAGCGCCTCATTCTCGACGCCATGCGCGGTGACCACACCCTCTTCACGACGGCTGCCGACATTGAGCGGCTCTGGGAAGTCTCGGCACCGCTGCTCGAGAATCCGGGACCGGTACGTCCGTACTTCCCGGGTAGTTGGGGGCCCGACGCCATCCACCAGCTCATCGCGCCGCACTCGTGGCGGCTACCGTTCGAGAGGGCCTGGCGCGAGAAGAAGTAG
- a CDS encoding helix-turn-helix transcriptional regulator: MVKPTRITNDIRALRFAADEMTQAQLAERIGVTRQTVIAIEQGKYSPSLELAFQIARVFEVPLDRVFQYPEEQR; encoded by the coding sequence ATGGTGAAGCCGACCCGCATCACCAACGACATTCGAGCATTGCGTTTCGCGGCCGACGAGATGACCCAGGCGCAGCTCGCCGAACGGATCGGCGTCACACGCCAGACCGTCATCGCGATCGAACAGGGCAAGTACTCGCCGTCGCTCGAACTCGCCTTCCAGATCGCGCGCGTGTTTGAGGTGCCCCTGGATCGTGTGTTCCAGTACCCGGAGGAGCAGCGATGA
- a CDS encoding sugar O-acetyltransferase, whose protein sequence is MSVQRAERFEALLAEDEDLRRLVDGGWIRYRTSPALQELTWDAHATCARINRTYYDDPVEAQRLFEELIPGAGTGIDFRPPISIDYGMRIRIGDRTFINADFLVIGGGLVTIGSDCLIGPRCAIYTPNHAEDLERRLDGWELPEAVTIGNNVWLGGSVTITPGVTIGDNSIIGAGSVVTRDIPAGVVAVGNPCRPVRPIAAAG, encoded by the coding sequence GTGAGCGTCCAGCGCGCCGAACGATTCGAAGCCCTACTCGCGGAGGACGAGGACCTCCGGCGACTCGTCGATGGCGGGTGGATTCGCTATCGCACGTCCCCTGCCCTGCAGGAGTTGACGTGGGACGCCCACGCGACGTGCGCTCGCATCAACCGCACCTACTACGACGATCCGGTCGAGGCGCAGCGGCTCTTCGAAGAGCTCATCCCCGGAGCTGGCACCGGCATCGACTTCCGCCCTCCGATCAGCATCGATTACGGCATGCGGATCCGGATCGGCGATCGCACCTTCATCAACGCGGACTTCCTTGTCATCGGCGGCGGACTCGTGACGATCGGCAGCGATTGCCTCATCGGACCGCGTTGCGCGATCTACACGCCGAACCACGCCGAGGACCTCGAGCGACGGCTCGACGGGTGGGAGCTTCCCGAGGCGGTGACGATCGGCAACAACGTGTGGCTCGGCGGGTCGGTGACCATCACCCCCGGTGTGACGATCGGCGACAACAGCATCATCGGGGCGGGTTCCGTCGTCACGAGGGATATCCCCGCTGGCGTTGTCGCTGTGGGCAACCCGTGCCGACCGGTGCGGCCCATCGCCGCCGCGGGCTAG
- a CDS encoding transglutaminase family protein, which translates to MNRLRIKHMTGFHYGGDVTASYNEARMLPVSSDGQLVLFSNLEILPISSHHNYVDYWGSRVSSFEILTPHKELALTATSLVEVREARHDESTLDWDGLAEASELLTSTVEQLGQTSRTAPPVEVQDIAREIASSYDDPCAAALEISRTVGEAMEYMQGVTAVTSTAAEAWAERKGVCQDITHIALGALRHVGIPARYVSGYLHPKPDAAIGETVAGESHAWVEWFCGDGWRGYDPTNQIDIGDRHVLVGRGRDYNDVPPLRGVYAGPFGSTLFVTVEITRES; encoded by the coding sequence ATGAACCGGTTGCGCATCAAACACATGACGGGCTTCCACTACGGTGGTGACGTGACGGCCTCGTACAACGAGGCGCGCATGCTTCCCGTGAGCTCCGACGGTCAGCTCGTGTTGTTCTCGAACCTCGAAATCCTGCCCATCTCGAGCCACCACAACTACGTCGACTACTGGGGTTCCCGGGTGTCGTCGTTCGAGATCCTCACCCCGCACAAGGAGCTCGCGCTCACGGCGACGAGTCTCGTGGAGGTCCGTGAGGCTCGGCACGATGAGTCGACGCTGGACTGGGATGGCCTGGCCGAGGCATCCGAATTGTTGACCTCGACCGTGGAACAACTCGGGCAGACGAGTCGCACCGCGCCGCCCGTCGAGGTGCAGGACATCGCTCGTGAGATCGCGTCCTCGTACGACGACCCGTGCGCGGCGGCCCTCGAGATTTCGCGCACGGTCGGCGAAGCCATGGAGTACATGCAGGGTGTCACGGCGGTGACCTCGACGGCAGCGGAGGCGTGGGCCGAACGCAAGGGTGTGTGCCAGGACATCACGCACATCGCCCTGGGTGCTCTGCGACACGTTGGCATCCCCGCTCGGTACGTCTCGGGTTACCTGCACCCCAAGCCGGACGCCGCGATCGGTGAGACGGTCGCCGGCGAGTCGCACGCGTGGGTCGAGTGGTTCTGTGGTGATGGATGGCGCGGCTACGACCCGACCAACCAGATCGACATCGGCGATCGGCACGTTCTTGTGGGTCGGGGTCGCGACTACAACGACGTGCCTCCCTTGCGTGGCGTTTACGCGGGGCCGTTCGGGAGCACTCTCTTCGTGACGGTGGAGATCACGCGCGAGAGCTAG
- a CDS encoding circularly permuted type 2 ATP-grasp protein: MADLFDGYGTTATKRPGARAWDEMFDSPGSPRESYREIQAALAQMTQDELRGRTEALGASYLAQGVTFDFAGEERPFPLDAVPRVIDQAEWLEVEAGIKQRVRALEAFLADVYGPQRAVRDGVIPARLITSSAHFHREAAGIEPANGVRIQVSGIDLIRDENGAWRVLEDNVRVPSGVSYVISNRRVMAQTLPELFVSMRVRPVGDYPHKLLSALRASAPPGVEDPTVVVLTPGVYNSAYFEHTLLARLMGVELVEGRDLFCSGGRVWMRTTAGPTRVDVIYRRVDDEFLDPLQFRADSMLGSPGLMLAARLGNVTIANAVGNGVADDKLVYTYLPDLIKYYLDQDPILPNVQTWRLEDKGALEEVLDRLDELVIKPVDGSGGKGLVIGPDASKQELDELRGRLLRDPRGWIAQPVVQLSTIPTLVDDGMRPRHADLRPFAVNDGEDMWVLPGGLTRVALPEGELVVNSSQGGGSKDTWVVGQDPLQIARHSIQGLVAGQAAATESITIITPEMLASHLQDHAPADRPLGHGQQEQQQQQHTRSIDRDGEAN; the protein is encoded by the coding sequence ATGGCTGACCTGTTCGACGGCTATGGCACCACGGCCACGAAGAGGCCCGGTGCGCGCGCCTGGGATGAAATGTTCGATTCCCCCGGCTCGCCCCGCGAGTCCTATCGGGAGATCCAGGCCGCCCTCGCGCAAATGACGCAGGACGAGTTGCGCGGGAGAACGGAGGCGCTCGGCGCCAGCTATCTCGCGCAGGGTGTCACGTTCGACTTCGCCGGGGAGGAGCGGCCCTTCCCGCTCGACGCCGTGCCGCGTGTGATCGATCAGGCCGAGTGGCTCGAGGTCGAAGCTGGCATCAAGCAGCGAGTTCGGGCGCTCGAGGCGTTCCTCGCCGACGTCTACGGTCCGCAGCGCGCCGTGCGGGACGGGGTCATACCCGCGCGACTCATCACGAGTTCGGCGCACTTCCACCGCGAGGCCGCGGGGATCGAGCCGGCCAACGGTGTGCGCATCCAGGTTTCGGGAATCGACCTCATCCGCGACGAGAACGGCGCCTGGCGTGTTCTCGAGGACAACGTGCGGGTGCCCTCCGGTGTCTCGTACGTCATCTCGAACCGCCGGGTCATGGCCCAGACCCTTCCCGAGCTGTTCGTGTCGATGCGAGTGCGTCCGGTTGGCGACTACCCGCACAAGCTCCTGAGCGCACTGCGGGCATCCGCTCCTCCCGGAGTCGAGGACCCGACCGTTGTTGTGCTGACCCCCGGCGTCTACAACTCGGCGTACTTCGAGCACACGTTGCTCGCGCGACTCATGGGTGTCGAACTCGTCGAGGGACGCGACCTCTTCTGCTCCGGCGGTCGGGTGTGGATGCGCACGACGGCCGGCCCCACACGCGTCGATGTGATCTACCGTCGCGTCGACGATGAATTCCTCGACCCGCTGCAGTTCCGCGCGGACTCCATGCTCGGTAGCCCCGGTCTCATGCTCGCGGCCCGTCTCGGCAATGTCACGATCGCCAACGCGGTCGGCAACGGTGTCGCCGACGACAAACTCGTGTACACGTACCTGCCAGACCTCATCAAGTACTACCTCGACCAGGACCCGATCCTGCCCAACGTGCAGACGTGGCGACTCGAAGACAAGGGTGCTCTCGAGGAGGTGCTCGATCGCCTGGACGAACTGGTGATCAAGCCCGTCGACGGGTCCGGTGGCAAGGGCCTCGTGATCGGGCCGGATGCCTCGAAGCAGGAGCTCGACGAACTGCGAGGTCGTCTCCTCCGAGACCCGCGGGGGTGGATCGCGCAGCCCGTTGTGCAGTTGTCTACTATCCCGACCCTCGTCGATGACGGCATGCGACCACGTCACGCGGACCTGAGGCCGTTCGCGGTCAACGACGGTGAGGACATGTGGGTACTGCCCGGCGGCCTCACGCGTGTCGCGCTGCCGGAGGGTGAGCTCGTCGTGAACTCGTCGCAGGGTGGCGGCTCGAAGGACACGTGGGTGGTCGGCCAGGACCCTCTGCAGATCGCGCGCCACAGCATCCAGGGACTGGTCGCAGGCCAGGCCGCCGCCACCGAGAGCATCACGATCATCACGCCCGAGATGCTGGCATCGCACCTGCAGGACCACGCCCCGGCCGATCGACCTCTCGGTCACGGCCAGCAAGAGCAACAACAGCAGCAACACACTCGCTCAATCGACCGCGACGGGGAGGCCAACTAA
- a CDS encoding alpha-E domain-containing protein codes for MLSRIAESLFWIGRYVERADGTARILDVHLQLLLEDPWIEEDLACRSLLSVMGSEAPQDAQLSRQDILTILAVDRNEPASIAFSLGAARENARRAREIVSTELWECLNTTRARMPRRVAADKVHEFFGWVRERSALAVGIIESATSRDEAWQFFTLGRSIERADMTARLLATRSLTEASGPSWTTILRSCGAYEAYLRTYRGVPSARNAAEFLLLDRLFPRSILFSVTRAVNCLKEIEPRSDRVGVSDHAQRMLGQIRSELEYRPISEILEDLTMHMDNVQSTTSAASEAIRQRYFPTQVAPSWVGETS; via the coding sequence ATGCTCTCCCGCATCGCCGAATCACTGTTCTGGATCGGACGCTACGTCGAGCGTGCGGACGGCACCGCCCGAATCCTCGACGTCCACCTGCAGCTCCTCCTCGAGGATCCGTGGATCGAGGAGGATCTCGCGTGTCGCTCGCTCCTCAGCGTCATGGGAAGCGAGGCTCCGCAGGATGCCCAGCTCTCGCGTCAGGACATCCTCACGATCCTCGCGGTCGACCGCAATGAGCCAGCATCCATCGCGTTCTCACTCGGCGCCGCGCGAGAGAACGCACGCCGTGCGCGCGAGATCGTGAGCACCGAGCTCTGGGAGTGCCTCAACACAACACGCGCGCGGATGCCCCGCCGGGTCGCCGCGGACAAGGTGCACGAGTTCTTCGGCTGGGTGCGCGAGCGTTCGGCACTCGCCGTTGGCATCATCGAGTCGGCCACGAGTCGCGACGAGGCGTGGCAGTTCTTCACCCTCGGTCGCAGCATCGAACGTGCCGACATGACCGCGCGACTGCTCGCCACACGTTCGCTCACCGAGGCGAGCGGCCCATCGTGGACAACGATCCTCCGCTCGTGCGGTGCCTACGAGGCGTACCTGCGCACCTACCGCGGCGTCCCGAGCGCGCGCAATGCGGCGGAGTTCCTGCTCCTCGATCGGCTCTTCCCCCGCAGCATCCTGTTCTCGGTCACGCGCGCGGTGAACTGCCTCAAGGAGATCGAGCCGCGCAGCGATCGTGTCGGTGTCTCCGACCACGCGCAGCGCATGCTCGGTCAGATCCGCAGTGAGCTCGAGTACCGGCCGATCTCGGAGATCCTCGAAGACCTGACCATGCACATGGACAACGTGCAGTCGACGACGAGCGCGGCCTCGGAGGCCATCCGTCAGCGGTACTTCCCGACACAGGTGGCCCCGAGCTGGGTGGGTGAGACGTCATGA
- a CDS encoding NAD(P)-dependent alcohol dehydrogenase: MRAAVFSRFGAPDVVEVRELPTPVAGAGEILVRVEAASVGAADSAGRSGRPRFARLMFGFGPRDTVLGSDFAGTVVSVGDGVTEWMPGDRVFGATGASWGGHAEYLVVKERGAITTLPEEVSVEQAVALVDGAMTALPFLRDVGHISAGMRVVVVGASGAVGAAAVQLAQHRGAHVTAVTTNTELARGLGADETIDYRETDFTDGSVRYDIVFDAVGASSYGRAKRVLTTRGVYLTTVPGSVLIDRLLGRRARIAFTGLRPDAAKRPDLAELAQLAAAGILTPTIDSVYALDDIRAAHARVDTGRKRGTVVVRPA, from the coding sequence ATGAGGGCAGCGGTCTTCAGTCGGTTCGGGGCTCCCGACGTTGTCGAGGTGCGAGAGCTACCGACCCCGGTCGCGGGTGCGGGGGAGATCCTCGTGCGGGTGGAGGCGGCATCCGTCGGGGCGGCCGACTCCGCCGGGCGCAGCGGGCGACCGCGATTCGCACGCCTCATGTTCGGCTTCGGTCCCCGCGACACTGTGCTCGGCAGCGACTTCGCCGGAACCGTGGTCTCCGTCGGCGACGGGGTGACCGAGTGGATGCCCGGAGACCGCGTCTTCGGAGCGACGGGAGCCTCGTGGGGCGGACACGCCGAGTACCTGGTTGTCAAAGAACGTGGCGCGATCACGACGCTGCCGGAGGAGGTTTCGGTGGAGCAGGCCGTCGCCCTCGTCGATGGCGCGATGACCGCCCTCCCGTTCCTCCGCGATGTCGGGCACATCAGCGCCGGCATGCGTGTGGTCGTTGTTGGCGCGAGCGGCGCGGTGGGTGCCGCGGCGGTGCAGCTTGCACAACACCGGGGCGCGCACGTGACCGCCGTGACAACCAACACCGAACTCGCGCGCGGTCTCGGGGCCGACGAGACGATTGACTACCGCGAGACCGACTTCACGGATGGCAGCGTTCGGTACGACATCGTGTTCGATGCTGTCGGCGCCAGCTCCTACGGTCGAGCGAAGCGTGTGCTCACGACGCGCGGCGTGTACCTCACGACCGTCCCCGGTTCGGTGCTCATCGACCGGCTTCTGGGACGGCGTGCACGTATCGCCTTCACGGGATTGCGCCCGGATGCTGCCAAGCGCCCCGATCTCGCCGAGCTCGCGCAACTCGCCGCTGCCGGCATCCTTACCCCCACCATCGACAGCGTGTATGCGCTCGACGACATCCGCGCCGCCCACGCGCGCGTCGACACCGGGCGTAAGCGCGGCACCGTCGTTGTGCGACCCGCCTAG
- a CDS encoding sensor histidine kinase, whose translation MSWVYPTSEAAVTTRLGIESAFFAVATVFLGGALAALALGGTTSWQAFAVIVALWVLLAIAHRARTTHPTLIAVMVLGGGVLAWCLGQVAPHSGLALVSSVIAVTALGSNLDRWTGAIGTLVGYALAQGALLLAPDGPIFEPSTLIVAAGVAAYYTMLAVVRRSSRAVSARIDHAVLTDIAADERRTLELQTRTLVHDTILSELAAIATMPPGPLSDKARTSIRRSLDSVREARGAVVIDSTPSEDVVALVERAASAGVTVVVSGEPSALELLPAAGREALLLAAQQALVNVSAHAQTDAAELSIIPSGESVVLTVVDNGVGFDESAVPPDRFGFRESILGRVEAAGGSARILSSPGFGTSVILAFPITREEG comes from the coding sequence ATGAGCTGGGTGTACCCGACATCCGAAGCTGCTGTCACCACTCGCCTGGGCATCGAGAGTGCCTTCTTCGCCGTGGCGACGGTGTTCCTCGGCGGCGCGCTCGCCGCGCTCGCGCTCGGCGGCACAACATCGTGGCAGGCGTTCGCGGTGATCGTCGCCCTGTGGGTCCTGCTCGCGATCGCCCACAGGGCGCGGACGACTCACCCGACCCTCATCGCCGTGATGGTTCTCGGTGGCGGAGTACTCGCGTGGTGTCTCGGACAGGTCGCGCCACACTCGGGTCTCGCGCTCGTCTCCAGCGTCATCGCCGTGACGGCTCTCGGCAGCAACCTCGACCGCTGGACTGGCGCCATCGGCACGCTCGTCGGCTACGCCCTCGCCCAGGGCGCCCTCCTCCTGGCACCGGACGGTCCGATCTTCGAACCATCGACGCTCATCGTGGCCGCCGGTGTCGCCGCGTACTACACGATGCTCGCGGTGGTGCGACGATCCTCGCGCGCGGTGAGCGCTCGCATCGATCACGCGGTGCTCACCGACATTGCCGCCGACGAGCGACGCACGCTCGAGCTGCAAACCCGGACCCTCGTGCACGACACGATCCTGAGCGAGCTCGCCGCGATCGCCACCATGCCACCCGGCCCCCTCTCGGACAAGGCAAGAACGAGCATCCGCCGCAGTCTCGATTCCGTTCGGGAGGCCCGCGGCGCGGTCGTGATCGACTCGACACCGAGCGAGGACGTCGTCGCGCTCGTCGAGCGGGCGGCGAGCGCGGGTGTCACCGTTGTGGTCAGCGGTGAACCGTCGGCACTCGAACTCCTTCCCGCAGCGGGACGTGAAGCACTGCTGCTCGCGGCGCAACAGGCTCTCGTCAATGTGTCGGCGCACGCGCAGACGGATGCCGCGGAACTCTCCATCATTCCCAGCGGCGAGTCCGTGGTGCTCACCGTGGTCGACAACGGCGTCGGTTTCGACGAAAGCGCCGTGCCTCCCGATCGCTTCGGGTTCCGCGAATCGATCCTCGGACGGGTCGAGGCCGCCGGGGGTTCCGCGCGCATTCTCAGTAGCCCCGGATTCGGCACATCCGTCATCCTCGCCTTCCCCATCACCCGGGAGGAAGGATGA